The Gouania willdenowi chromosome 3, fGouWil2.1, whole genome shotgun sequence genome includes a region encoding these proteins:
- the irx3a gene encoding iroquois-class homeodomain protein IRX-3a, which translates to MSFPQLGYQYIRPIYPPERQGIAGNARSGTELSPSGALSNVLSTMYGSPFAAAAQGYGAFLPYSNDISIFNQLNAQYELKDGPGVQHPGFAHHHPAFYPYGQYQFGDPSRPKNATRESTSTLKAWLSEHRKNPYPTKGEKIMLAIITKMTLTQVSTWFANARRRLKKENKMTWTPRNRTDEEGNVYSSDHEGEEGDKREDEEEIDLENIDTENIENKDDLDDQDDLHSDLKLDRSDSEISDGFEDLQGPEQRFLKAVQGKEGKDAQRGEHFHGHHHHHHHHLHHHHSSHSPSDTKSPQSNGEPLKLNPGSVGSPPSENNPAPAQKPKIWSLAETAAAPDNPRRSPQMNGGHSAGPAPQTLLTPHRLISSCPVGKIQNWTNRAFSAHQLALLNSNHYLLANQATATGLALYSSSSSSSSSSSSRHAEDKSHSSEPTVTVTGTGTGTGTCPRH; encoded by the exons ATGTCTTTCCCTCAACTGGGATATCAGTACATCCGGCCGATATACCCACCGGAGCGCCAGGGGATCGCCGGCAATGCCCGATCCGGGACAGAGCTCAGCCCGTCCGGCGCGCTCTCCAACGTCCTCTCCACTATGTATGGATCTCCCTTTGCCGCAGCAGCGCAGGGCTATGGAGCGTTTCTGCCTTACTCCAACGATATATCTATTTTCAATCAGCTG AACGCACAATATGAACTCAAAGACGGTCCTGGGGTCCAACACCCGGGGTTCGCACACCACCACCCTGCTTTTTACCCGTATGGCCAGTATCAGTTCGGGGACCCATCCAGACCCAAAAACGCCACCAGAGAGAGCACCAGCACCCTGAAGGCCTGGCTGAGCGAGCACCGTAAAAACCCGTACCCAACTAAAGGAGAGAAGATCATGCTGGCCATCATCACCAAGATGACCCTCACCCAGGTGTCCACATGGTTCGCCAACGCCCGGAGGAGGTTAAAGAAGGAGAACAAGATGACCTGGACCCCTCGGAACCGCACCGACGAAGAGGGGAATGTTTACTCCAGCGACCATGAGGGAGAGGAGGGGGACAAGAgggaggacgaggaggagaTCGACCTGGAGAACATCGACACGGAGAATATTGAGAACAAGGACGATTTGGACGATCAGGACGATCTGCATTCAGACCTGAAACTGGACAGAAGTGACTCGGAGATTTCTGACGGCTTTGAGGATTTACAAGGACCCGAGCAGAGGTTTCTAAAGGCTGTGCAGGGCAAGGAGGGCAAAGACGCGCAGAGAGGGGAGCACTTCCACggccatcatcaccaccaccatcaccatcttCATCACCACCACAGCAGCCACTCTCCCTCGGACACCAAAAGCCCCCAGTCCAACGGGGAGCCGCTCAAACTGAACCCGGGCTCCGTGGGCTCCCCGCCCTCAGAGAACAACCCTGCCCCGGCCCAGAAGCCTAAGATCTGGTCCCTGGCAGAAACGGCCGCGGCCCCGGACAATCCACGCAGGTCCCCGCAGATGAACGGGGGCCACTCCGCGGGGCCCGCACCTCAGACTCTGCTCACCCCGCACAGACTCATCTCCTCCTGTCCTGTGGGGAAAATCCAGAACTGGACAAACCGAGCCTTTTCTGCGCATCAGCTGGCGTTACTGAACTCAAACCATTATCTACTGGCGAACCAGGCCACGGCCACTGGTCTGGCCCtgtacagcagcagcagcagcagcagcagcagcagtagtagcagGCACGCGGAGGACAAGAGTCATAGTTCAGAGCCTACAGTCACAGtcacaggtacaggtacaggtacaggtacatgTCCCCGGCACTGA